The Budorcas taxicolor isolate Tak-1 chromosome 2, Takin1.1, whole genome shotgun sequence nucleotide sequence AGATTCTGAGATTTGCATGCAGGAGATTTTTGGGAACTGTGCTTGGGAACAGCACCTGAGAAGAGTGGAGGAAACAGAACTGGACAAAGAAGTTGAATTGTGATGTTGAAACAGCGTCCTCAGCAATCCTAGGATGACTTTCTAAGTTGTCCCCTGTGACCAGAATTCCCTCTCAACCCTGTACTCTACTGTCTATAGTCACTGGATGCAGGCTGCTCCCAGAGTGGACCTGACTGGACATGATGGTTCTCTTCAGCTGAGGGCAGTTTCTGGACAGGGGCACAGCTGAGAACAACCCACACTCACAACACCTGGTGGAACAAAGGGCacagtactgaagtggatttGGCACACCACAGCATATGCTAAAGTAGCTTCATaaccactgagtgactttttcACCACAATGGGATTAATCAGGTTACCACGGTTTGCTTTTGGTTGCAGGAACACCTGATAGaaacagaatgctgctgctgctgctgctaagtcgcttcagtcgtgtccgactctatgcgaccccatagacagcagcccactaggctcctctgtccctgggattctccaggcaagaatactggagtgggttgccatttccttctccaatgcatgatagtgaaaagtgaaagtgaagttgctcagtcgtgtccggctcttcgtgaccccatggactgtagcctaccaggctcctccatccatgggattttccaggcaagagtactggagtgggttgccatttccttctccagatagaaACAGAATAATCCCAGGAAAAATTCAAGCTTTTTTCTTAGGGCACCTCAGAGATTGCAGTGAATACCAGGAACATAGATCCAATAAACAAAAATTGTCTGAAAATACAGGTTGCAAGTTGTATTTAATGACTGTAGGCTTGAAAATATCTTATAAGTTTGTCCTCTGTTGGTTCCATGTTCAAGAAAATATCTATATTGGTTATGATGGGGCAacataattaaaaagcaaaaccttCTTGCAACCGAGAAAAACCTTTCCTCAAAGGTGAAATTTACTGAATAAGCGTGAAACTTGTGGTACCATATTGGTACCAATGTGTACCAATGGACAGACAATCCACCCATGAGAGACTGCAAAGACAGGAAGGAATCTTACTCCCGTATATAGTCAAGCAGGTACAACCCATTACATCACACAGCTCATCAGAGCTTTACCCAATAATTGGAGTGATCATCTTCTTGGCTTTatccagaagaaaaacaaactgcTTATATCTTTGTAACAGGAGGTACTTTTGTAGACTACAGCAAAGCAACTATCAAACTTGGGCTCTTACCTGACtgaaactgggagatagtgaagctaTAACCCTTGAAATTCGAATTTCCAATTCACAGCTCAGGAATGTACTTGAGGAAACATTTCTGAGTTGTGAGACTGGCAAGAGACTTATTTAGCTATGAAACAGATTTACATATGTTTGGAAAGCATGGAgaaagaaattctgaaagaaaagaggaaaaagggaTTTTCGATAAGGAGAGTTAagcctcatttttattttgaatttgctATCTCACTATATATATGGATGTGTTTAAGGCCGGGTCTCCTTAAAATGCTGAACATTTTTAGAGACAACAAGAATTCAAAGCCATCTGCATATCAAAATGTCAAAAAGTTTTTTGAGCTGACTTCTTGTCAGATATAtggtcattgtttttttttttttcttttataactgaGATTTTATTGGTTGTTTTGAGGATCACTACACAGACATTTCAATTTGTACACAATTCTTCACATACGTACCAGAAATCTAAAATATCATgtagttgtgatttttttttagttttttattttttaaattttaaaatctttaattcttacatgcgttcccaaacataaacccccttcccacctccctccccataacacagagatgttatgggtaGTTGTGATTCTTAACAGTTATTCCAGTGACTTTCCAGCTTAAAATTTGGAGCAAACTTTCCTTAACAGGATATCAAGTACCAATATCTTCAAATATTGATATGTTGTTACATCTTAAGTCCCACTGATTCACAATTTAATATCATATACACTACATACCCAAACTGTCAATCGTTCACAGCACATTAACCAAGTTACTAGGAAAACTGGACTACCACGACCAAAGACGTTATAGTATAGTGCACAAAATTCTGACCAGGAGAGCCAAGATCAAAAAGTGGTTTTCTGTAGGAAATAATTCTACCAAAACAATATGGGAAGAGAAGTAATTTAAAGTGTTCAAGACATTAACTGCACAACTGACTCCAAACTGCCATTTAGTATGCTTTTGTATTATAGGATATCAAAGCTACCCCCCATCTATGGAATGTTAAGCTGACACCCAAGACAATCAAAGCCTCCGGTATCCAATATCCCACTATTTTCTGGTTGTACCAAACAATAAACAACCAGCAAATGATTTCACCtcttaaaaaaaagcatttacacttaaaaaatgggATGAGGTGGGattccctcctttttaaaaatgtttctagagCTACTAAAAAACTTGCATTTACAAAATAGTTGATAAAAATATTCCTCTGGATTGTACAAGGGAAACAGGGACCACTGACAGGACTTGGTGTGTGGTTATTAATCAGACTTGgcttcttcctcttctgcttCATCAGAGGCTGGGCTCTCCTCGTTTTTAGTCTCTCCATTTTCTGCAGGTAAGTCTTCTTTAGTCTCCTGGTTGGCCACTTCCGCCTGTTTTCCCTTagctcctcttttctcttttgtttgcaCTTTTTTGTCTGAAGATTTATCCTTTCCCGCCGCCTTTTTTGGCTTCGTTTCCACTTTCGCAGGAGCCGGTTTAACTGGCAACCTCGCCGATCTCCTCTTGGGATCCTCCTTCGCCGCCCCCTCGGCGGAGCTGACCTTCCTCTTGGGCATCGTGGCGACGGGGCGGGCGAGAGCCGTGTGCCGGAGGGCCGCGGCGCGCCAAGAGCCTTCGCGAAGCCTGACCGCAGCCGCTCCTCCCGCCGCCCGAGCTGCTGGGACCCCTGGTCATTGTTTTTAACCTCTTGCTATGAGCAATGATGTCCTTGTATTGAACAGGAGAAGGGTGTTCACCAGAATTATCTTTAAGATCCTTTCCAGGACTATTTTAAGCCACCCATCCATTTTGGGTTAGTTGAACTTAAAACtaaacaatattattttaaattttatttaactggATTTATGTACCAGGCAATGAGTTGGCACTGTCAACGTCTTCAAGTTCTGGAACTCCCAGTCATCAGACGTCTTTCACCCACGGATCAAATGATGGTGCCAGTGCAATCTGCACATTAATGTTGGCAAGGCTTGATTTACTTTGTATTTAATTTAGATGAGTATAAATATAAGTCCTAATATTTTCTTCCCTAAAACATCCTCAGAGGACCATTGCTCTAATTCAGTAgtttaagaaaaatgtattgaATTCTTGTTTTGTATCATCATGGGGTTAAGTTTGAAATgtacaaaaatgaataagatgAATTTTGCAGTCTAAAGTAGAAGGCAGACACACTTAAAGACATGTATCAGTGCAGCATAGTAGGTGCCAAACATATTAATGGAGAATAAAGTGTAAGTTGTAGATTTTGGAAAGGCTTCTTGGAAAGGATAAAGTCTGAACTGAATTTTTCAGAAAGAATAATGGTTTCctgaagagagacagaaaaaactTTTAATGTAACCAAAATGTGACAGTATGAAACACCATGTGGAATCTGGTGGATTTCAAGTAGTCTGATAGTCCTAGAGTATGAACAAAGAGAAGTGGAGTAGGCAGAAAGGAAGCCAGCGATATAGATAGTAGCCATGCATGGCCACATATGCCAAAGAGCCTGGACCCTATTCAGATGGCactggaaagccaataaagcttCATAGTGGTTAGTCAAGTTTGTATTTAGGCAATTCCCTCTAGCTACAATATGGAGGGAGTATGGATATGAAAACATACCACAAAGTCATGACAATCAATTTAAACATGGTATTGGATGGCAATCAGAACAGACAACCCAGAAGCAGACTGAAGTACATGTAAGAATTTTATAAATGACAAGAAGGATAATCAATTCAGTAAGAAAAGGATagttaatgaagaaaataaaaagtagaccatgttttgtttttaaaacctcATTTAGCTTTGTACAcacttatatacacatataaactaaatttaaaaatatagaaagactgaatacttaaagaaaagcaataaaaatctTACCAAAAAAGTAGATTACATGTACAATCTAGGTGTTGGAAAGGTCTTCCTAACCAATGCCGAGAAGACACATATTGGTTATATGAAAATAGCATAATGTATAAGCAAAACTACCATAAACAAAGtcaataaatagaaaatctaatAAGGGTAACATCTGTAATACACTGGTTGGGTTTTCTGAGAAGCATGATGAGTTTGAGATGCAAGAGGTTTATTGGAAAATAACACAGTAGAAGAAAAAAGGAGGATCAGGAAGTAGGCCTACCTCCTATCTGGCAGGAGACCAGATATAGACCTAACAAAAATCTCAACCAGCCTTGGGGCAGCTCTGGAGCAATGACTGCCTGTTGGAAGAGTTCTGTCATGGTGAAAATGTTCAGGGCCAATCGGCTGGAGATTGCCCAAAGAAAAGAAGCACTtgtcctcagctatcaatgcctCACTCAGTTATCGGCAAGGGGCTTCCTCAAGAACAAGACCATGGATCAGAAGTTGGTGGACCCTGAGTAACTGGACATCTGAAGGCTATCAGTGAACCACACATTTTGTAGCTGGAGAGTGAGTCCTTTATTTGAATGTGGCATCTCTGTTTGATATCTAACTTACAaactgagaagaaaaaggcaTTCAATTCAATGGAAAATTAGGCAAAGCACATGTATAGACAGTTCACTAAAGATTAAGTCCAAATGGCCAAGAAACATTCGACATGATGTTTAATAATATGAAAAGTACAAATTAAGATaacaatggaatataattttaTACCATAAGAGGCAGAAATTAATGAGAGCTACAATACCCATCGAATGGAATATAAAGTGctgttattctttggaaaaatctaTCTGGCAttatctattaaaataataaaatacatatacccTTAGACCCAAAATTCTACTCCTGGGAATCTATCTGATGGAAATGAAATGATTAACTCATAAAGACGGGTACAAAAATGATTGTTACAATGTTGTTTATAGTGATGAAGAATTAGAAACAAATACCCACAATAGGGCAATGCCTGCATTAATTATGATATAAACATACCATGGACAATCTTGCATCTATTTAACAGAATGAATTTGTAGATATTGCAGAAGCAGTGGTAGGATCTGTATGAGGTATTATtgagtgagaaaaagaaatttcaaatgagtatgtataaaaatatctcctcttgcttttttgtaattcaaaaaatgataaaatttatatgtgtatatctacAAATATGAATGTAAATCCAAGCTGGAAAGATGCATACTAGGTTGCTAATTTATCTTGCAAGGAGTGGGAGGATTGGGTAGGTGGAGGAGAAGAGAAACGTACAAGACAggtaaaagaagattaaaaaattgTACCAAAACATTCATATGATCACATTTATGCTATTATTTCTGAATTTCTTAAGAAAGGCAAAATACAGCttgcaggaaagaaagaagaatatgTCACATAAATGGAAATAAccatacatattttattgaaatatacaaCATTTTTTAGTTTTGCAGATTTAATAGATGCCAAGAATATTTATTTGTTACATAGATCAAATAGTATCGGCCATATGAGCCAATAGCATGAAAAGAATAGGGCTTTGGTAAACTTATGTGTCTGTATCACTTAAGAGTTTAGATTCTACTGTAGTAACAAATGGCCTCCAAATCTGAGGGACTTATGACAAAGATTGCTTTCTTGCTCATGTTTCATGTTCATTGCAGATTGACTTCAGCTCCTGCTCCATGCCAGTTTCAAGATTCAgccttttactgctgagccactggggaacctGTGGTAAGTACATACTAGCTCTAAAACTTATACACACAGTGTTCTTCTGCTCGTCTTTCACTGACCtaagcaagtcacatggctgaGCCTCCTGTGAATGGGATAAGGCTGTATTAACACTCCCACAGGGAAGGATCAGTGACCATCTCTAGAAGTAGGATGATCTGCTCTATGACAAAGAGCATTAATGAAGTATTTGTATGTGATCATACTAATGAATGTTATTAATGATTGGCGAGTTAAGGgaattaataatgagaaaaaagagaaaatattttttataattcagtAGGTGCTTGTTTTGCATCCACAGGTAAGAAACatatcttttgattttcatttagtTTCAATCACAGATCACAGACTattctttacattttcaaaaCACAAACTAAAActcttttaatttgtattttgcaTAGAGTAAGAATTAAGTTAGATGGAATGGTAAGATGCTATTGTATAcacatgctttatttttctgaagtttaGAATTCATAACAGTATGTTTATCAAACATTATAAAATTATTCCTTTCTTTAGAAACAAGAGTCTGAAAGTAATAGTGTTTGGTACCTTTTGTTCAGAGTTTAAGTATGTGCTCATAAAGAATCTTC carries:
- the LOC128043811 gene encoding non-histone chromosomal protein HMG-14-like — its product is MPKRKVSSAEGAAKEDPKRRSARLPVKPAPAKVETKPKKAAGKDKSSDKKVQTKEKRGAKGKQAEVANQETKEDLPAENGETKNEESPASDEAEEEEAKSD